A stretch of Spirosoma oryzicola DNA encodes these proteins:
- a CDS encoding methyltransferase — protein sequence MLNDSQPDLAPITRHLRAMFGSRLLIAAVSHLPVFDYLSDTSLSVNELRERLNLQERPAMVLFPALCAMDLLRYDASDRLTITELGRYLVRQQTPNVAGYVGLEKDDLGALEMVIRLQNDGPLDAPQGITFVKEGEGPSPMDDPALARELTLGLSGRARRLSPIVASKITKRDGHLLDVAGGTGFYTYEWLLQNPTSTATLFDRPAVLSVASELLDELSQSGRPGAETLRERVTFLPGDMLTDELPQTDILLAASLFHDWPTPTCQLLADRFAAALRPGGELWVHDAFLNDTLDGPLPVTDYSAQLFWGTKGRCYSRAEYRSWFVQAGLEPTSDNIPTQMDYGLIWARKPNG from the coding sequence ATGCTCAACGATTCTCAGCCAGATCTGGCCCCGATTACCCGCCACCTACGGGCGATGTTTGGTTCCCGCTTACTTATTGCAGCCGTCAGCCATTTACCCGTTTTTGATTATCTTAGTGACACTTCGCTCTCCGTTAACGAGTTGCGTGAGCGACTGAACTTACAGGAACGCCCGGCCATGGTGCTGTTTCCGGCGCTGTGCGCAATGGATCTGCTCCGTTACGATGCATCAGACCGCTTAACGATTACCGAATTAGGGCGTTATCTAGTCCGCCAGCAAACGCCGAATGTCGCTGGATACGTAGGGCTGGAAAAAGATGATCTGGGCGCCCTTGAAATGGTCATCCGGCTTCAAAATGATGGTCCGCTCGATGCTCCGCAGGGCATCACGTTTGTTAAAGAAGGCGAAGGGCCATCACCGATGGACGACCCGGCTCTCGCGCGGGAGCTAACGCTTGGGCTGTCGGGCCGCGCCCGTCGATTATCGCCCATTGTCGCGTCAAAAATCACGAAGCGCGACGGTCATTTACTGGATGTAGCGGGGGGAACCGGTTTTTACACCTACGAATGGCTCCTGCAAAATCCGACATCGACAGCCACCTTGTTTGACCGGCCAGCGGTCTTATCGGTCGCTTCCGAATTGCTGGACGAATTAAGCCAAAGTGGCCGTCCGGGAGCAGAGACGCTTCGCGAGCGGGTAACATTCCTGCCTGGCGATATGCTGACGGACGAACTTCCCCAAACGGATATCCTGCTGGCAGCGAGCCTTTTTCACGACTGGCCTACCCCCACTTGTCAATTATTAGCCGACCGCTTTGCGGCTGCGCTGCGCCCCGGCGGAGAACTGTGGGTTCACGATGCCTTTCTAAACGACACGCTCGACGGGCCACTGCCGGTTACGGACTACTCCGCTCAATTGTTCTGGGGAACAAAGGGTCGATGCTACAGCCGGGCCGAATACCGAAGCTGGTTTGTGCAGGCTGGGCTGGAACCCACTTCCGACAACATTCCGACTCAGATGGATTACGGCTTGATCTGGGCGCGTAAACCAAACGGGTAA
- the dusB gene encoding tRNA dihydrouridine synthase DusB, producing the protein MVTIGNIQLPDFPLLLAPMEDVSDPPFRAVCKANGADLMYTEFISSEGLIRDAAKSVQKLDIFEYERPIGIQLFGSDVETMGACAEIASRANPDLIDINYGCPVKNVACRGAGAALLQDIPKMVRMTDAVVKATHLPVTVKTRLGWDDNTKNVGEVAERLQDIGIKALTIHGRTRVQMYKGEADWTLIGRIKENPRIQIPIFGNGDIDSPEKALEYKNKYGVDGVMIGRASIGYPWIFDEIKHFVRTGEHRLAPTIADRVAVCRQHLDFSIRWKGEIVGLFEMRRHYANYFKGLPDFKPYRSQLVTTDSYAGVAALLDEIQEKYMPELV; encoded by the coding sequence GTGGTTACTATTGGCAACATTCAATTACCGGATTTTCCGCTGCTGCTGGCTCCTATGGAAGATGTCAGCGATCCACCCTTTCGGGCGGTTTGTAAGGCCAACGGAGCCGACCTGATGTACACGGAGTTTATTTCGTCGGAAGGGTTGATTCGCGATGCCGCTAAAAGCGTGCAGAAGCTGGACATCTTCGAATACGAACGCCCGATTGGTATTCAATTATTCGGCTCGGACGTGGAAACGATGGGGGCCTGTGCCGAAATAGCCTCCCGTGCCAATCCAGATCTGATCGACATCAATTACGGCTGCCCCGTAAAAAATGTGGCTTGCCGGGGCGCGGGCGCGGCTCTGTTGCAGGACATTCCCAAGATGGTGCGCATGACCGACGCCGTTGTCAAAGCCACGCATCTGCCCGTAACGGTAAAAACCCGGCTTGGCTGGGACGACAACACCAAAAACGTGGGCGAGGTTGCCGAACGGTTGCAGGATATCGGCATCAAAGCCCTGACGATTCACGGTCGCACGCGCGTGCAAATGTACAAAGGCGAAGCGGACTGGACGCTCATCGGTCGCATCAAAGAAAATCCGCGCATTCAGATTCCCATCTTCGGGAATGGCGATATTGATTCGCCCGAAAAAGCGCTCGAATACAAAAATAAATACGGCGTAGACGGTGTGATGATTGGTCGGGCCAGTATCGGTTATCCCTGGATCTTCGACGAGATCAAGCATTTCGTGCGCACCGGCGAACACCGACTCGCTCCAACTATTGCTGACCGAGTAGCCGTTTGTCGGCAGCACCTTGACTTTTCGATTCGCTGGAAAGGTGAGATTGTCGGCTTATTTGAGATGCGCCGTCACTACGCGAACTACTTTAAAGGCTTACCCGATTTTAAGCCGTACCGGTCGCAGCTCGTTACGACGGATTCTTACGCCGGAGTCGCTGCCCTTCTGGACGAAATACAGGAAAAATACATGCCTGAACTGGTGTAA
- a CDS encoding DsbA family oxidoreductase — translation MEVEIWSDVMCPFCYIGKRKFEHALNEFSHKDQVTIVWKSFQLNPAMKTDPSKNINDYLSEAKGWSLDQARQMNDRVTAMAGDVGLTYDFDKAVVANSFDAHRLIQLAKAHGLGDAAEERLFRAYFTEGRNTADHETLLELGTDIGLDASDVRQMLESNQYAEAVQRDIYEAQQVGARGVPFFVFNRRYAVSGAQQPETFLGALNTAWSEAQKETV, via the coding sequence ATGGAAGTAGAAATCTGGAGTGATGTCATGTGCCCGTTTTGCTACATTGGCAAACGCAAATTCGAACATGCACTCAACGAGTTTTCGCATAAAGATCAGGTAACGATTGTCTGGAAAAGCTTTCAGCTTAATCCGGCTATGAAAACCGATCCGAGCAAGAATATCAACGATTATTTGTCCGAAGCCAAAGGTTGGAGTCTTGATCAGGCCCGGCAGATGAATGATCGCGTTACGGCGATGGCTGGTGACGTTGGCTTAACCTACGACTTCGATAAAGCCGTCGTCGCCAATTCGTTCGACGCCCACCGCCTGATTCAGCTAGCCAAAGCGCACGGATTAGGTGATGCCGCCGAAGAGCGTCTGTTTCGGGCTTATTTTACGGAAGGCCGTAACACGGCTGACCACGAAACGTTGCTGGAATTAGGCACCGATATTGGCCTGGACGCTTCAGATGTGCGGCAAATGCTGGAAAGCAATCAGTACGCGGAAGCTGTTCAGCGCGACATTTACGAAGCACAGCAGGTCGGCGCACGGGGTGTTCCGTTTTTTGTCTTTAATCGTCGGTACGCCGTTTCGGGCGCGCAACAACCGGAAACGTTTTTGGGTGCACTCAATACGGCCTGGTCCGAAGCACAGAAAGAAACCGTTTAG
- a CDS encoding acetyl-CoA carboxylase biotin carboxyl carrier protein subunit yields the protein MYQTILANQPVTIDLTAAGPTLNGAPFDWDLVKLTERTIHILYQNRSYTAEILELNQAEKSVKLTINGHIHQVQLKDRFDLLLEKMGMSSAAMAKVNDLKAPMPGLIVGVNVQPGDTVSKGDSLLILEAMKMENVLKASGDGLIKSIRTAKGDRVEKGQVLIEFAS from the coding sequence ATGTACCAAACGATTCTTGCCAATCAGCCCGTTACAATTGACCTTACGGCTGCTGGTCCAACCCTCAACGGAGCGCCCTTTGATTGGGATCTGGTGAAATTGACTGAGCGGACTATCCATATTCTGTACCAGAACCGCTCGTACACCGCCGAAATTCTGGAATTGAATCAGGCCGAAAAAAGCGTGAAGTTGACGATCAACGGGCACATTCATCAGGTTCAGCTAAAGGATCGCTTTGATCTGTTGCTTGAAAAGATGGGCATGAGCAGCGCGGCTATGGCCAAGGTAAACGATCTGAAAGCCCCCATGCCAGGATTAATTGTGGGGGTCAACGTGCAGCCGGGCGATACCGTGAGTAAAGGGGATAGTCTGCTGATTCTGGAAGCGATGAAGATGGAAAACGTCCTGAAAGCCAGTGGCGATGGCCTCATCAAAAGCATTCGTACGGCTAAGGGCGACCGGGTAGAAAAAGGGCAGGTGTTGATTGAATTTGCCTCATAA